The following proteins come from a genomic window of Rattus norvegicus strain BN/NHsdMcwi chromosome 8, GRCr8, whole genome shotgun sequence:
- the Or10n1 gene encoding olfactory receptor Olr1308 → MRNYTLLNEFILLGIPQTQGLETLLFVMFLFIYFFTLLGNSLIFTAIISSSTLHTPMYFFLGLLSIFDMLFPSVTCPKMLLYLSGRSPGISYKGCAAQLFFYHLLGSTEGCLYSVMAYDRYVAICHPLRYMLIMKPGVCVSLVIIAWLVGCLHATILTTLTFQLVYCASNQVDYFFCDLPAVLPLACTDNKLAQKVGSINVGFLALMLLFSVCVSYVHIGVAILRIRSAEGRQKAFSTCSAHLTAILCAYGPVIIIYLQRTPNPLLGAVVQILNNIVSPMLNSLIYSLRNKEVKRSLRRVFQNIMFGGQK, encoded by the coding sequence ATGAGGAATTACACACTACTCAATGAATTCATTCTCCTAGGAATACCCCAGACACAAGGACTGGAGACTCTACTCTTTGTGATGTTCCTATTCATATATTTCTTCACCTTGCTTGGAAATTCACTCATCTTTACggcaatcatttcttcatctacCCTTCACACACCTATGTATTTCTTCTTGGGACTTCTATCCATTTTTGACATGTTGTTCCCATCAGTAACATGTCCCAAGATGCTATTGTATCTTTCTGGTAGGAGCCCAGGAATCTCTTACAAAGGATGTGCTGCCCAGCTCTTCTTCTATCACCTTCTGGGTTCTACTGAAGGATGCCTCTATTCTGTGATGGCCTATGATCGTTATGTTGCAATCTGTCACCCACTGAGATACATGCTCATCATGAAACCTGGAGTGTGTGTGAGCTTGGTAATAATAGCTTGGTTAGTGGGCTGTCTTCACGCCACCATCTTGACCACTTTAACATTTCAATTAGTCTATTGTGCATCCAATCAAGTGGATTATTTCTTCTGTGACCTTCCTGCAGTTTTACCGCTGGCTTGTACTGACAACAAATTGGCCCAGAAGGTGGGTTCCATCAATGTTGGCTTTCTGGCTCTGATGCTTCTCTTCAGTGTTTGTGTCTCTTATGTACACATTGGGGTTGCCATTCTGAGAATCCGTTCAGCAGAGGGCAGGCAGAAAGCATTCTCCACTTGTAGTGCTCACCTCACTGCTATCCTCTGTGCCTATGGACCTGTAATCATCATTTACCTGCAGCGCACGCCAAATCCTCTGCTTGGGGCTGTGGTGCAGATATTAAATAATATTGTCTCACCCATGCTGAACTCTTTAATCTATTCTCTGAGGAATAAGGAAGTGAAGAGATCCTTGAGGAGAGTTTTCCAGAATATAATGTTTGGTGGTCAAAAATGA